The sequence TGGTCTGGGCTTTTTCACTCTTAAcggctgtgtctgtgtttactaAAGGTTTGAGACAGAACATGGGTTATACCCTGATACGCATGCAGTTGCTaaggtgctgtgtgtttgtgtgtatggcAAACAGGTTGTGTATATGCACCTCAAATAACACACCAACTCCATTTCTAAAGCAGGAGCAAACAGGCAGCACTCTGACCCCAAACTGAGAATTACTATGGAGCAGCAATACCTGTAATTATTGTAATGACAGGATTTGAGTGAAGTTGTAATTGCACCTGGGACCTGGTTTAGTTCTATCTGCCGACCGCCTTTAGGAGCTCTCCATGCAAATTACCTCTGCTTAGTTTTAGACTCATGAAAACCTGCCTATGGATTCTAGTAGGAATGCACCATCATTTTGGCATTTCAATGATATCGGCCGATAttgactttaaaatgaaatattgtccAGAAGTGAAAATTTCTGCCTTCGCGACATGCCAACATGTGAAATAGCTCGTATTTGCTGTGGTTGTGGCTACTGTCCATGTTGTCTCAAGAGAAACTCCATGTTCTCTGCAGTTAGTGGaaacatatgtgcatgtatCGGTATCAGCAGTCAGCCAAAAcaattggaaaatatcagccaAAAATCCAATATCTGGCATCCCTAGGTTCTAGACATCTATTGACTGTGAAATTGTTTGAGTTCCTGCTGTtatttgaatcttgaatctgaATTTTGGGCTCTGAATTTGACCCCACTCCCTCATTCTGTATGACCAATTCAAGTACGTAAGACGACCTGGGATTTATTAAGGATCCTGTAATTTCTCTCAAATCCTGATTCTGTGTTAATTTCTGTATCTTTCAAAGGAAATCAAGTGGACCTGTCCTTACTCCGTCAGCATACTGGAACTATCGAGACTATATGCTTGATTCTGATCCAAATCTCTCTGTTTTAGGCAAATCAAGGGGAACTGTGCTGAGTCCTTCACGGAGTACTGGACCTGTTTGGACTATTCGAACTTGGCGGAACTGCGTCACTGTCGTAAGCAGCAGAAAGTCTTCGACGACTGTGTCCTTGACAAGCTGGGCTGGGAGAGACCTGAGCTGGGAGACTTGTCCAAGGTGAGAGAACGGGGGATGCAAGGACTCGAAGTGAACAGCTGTGTTAGTTGCACTGAGAAAAGCCTGGTgataaagggagggaggaaaatgaggaggaggCCTGGGAGAAATGTGTGCATGGTGAGcaagggaaggaaggaatgagAGTGTTCATTCAGGCTGGAAGAGATCTGGTCTGAGCGAAATGAGGACCAGAGATATGGATAAATGGAGGGGGAGGTGAAAGTAGATTTATGAGGCAAGACTAGCAGAAACCAACAGGGCAGCCAATgcatcattttcctttttttttttttttttacctttcctACTCGGCTATTTTATACCTTTTGCGAgacagttatttttgtttgtaaattcTGGTCGAAGCAAATACAGGACATTTTTAACTCTCTCAGTTTAATCCTGATGCCTCTATTTGACCTGCATAAGCAAACTATTTCAATTGGCTATTTCAATATAGTTATTCTAAATGCCTGTCACTGGGTCGGTGTCACTGTAGAATCAGGCAAAACGATGTATGGcacacaaataaaccaaaatttgggttttgttttagaaacagatttttcagtgtttgtcattttattttattgtctagGTGACCAAGGTTTCAACCTCCCGGCCCCTCCCCGAGAACCCCTACCACTCTAGGCCACGTCCCGAGCCCAACCCAGCCATCGACGGCAAACTGGAGCCCTCCAAATATGGCAGCAGGCTTTTCTTCTGGAACTGGTGAGGCAGAGGACAGAGCCAGTCAGCTCAGCCGGCTGCCATGCCACGGGCCCTGTCCGGAAACAACCATATCCTGTCGACTCTCTACGCAGCTGATAGTGCATTGATGATTCCTTAAAAAGTTCAAATCTCCCAGGTGCAAGCGCATGCAATAAGGCTGCAGTTCAACCTTAGCCTTGACTTCTAAAAAACAGGTTATAGCACCATTATCTGTGTAAGGTCTGACAGGTTGATTTTGGACAGGGCACGTGCCCTAAGGTGACCCCAGCTACTGTACACCCAGCGTCATCACACTTGATGGAAGGATGGTTGTGTGAACAAAGTTCATTAATCCATACAGCTTTCCTGACCccttatgtaaatgtaatgagTGAAGAAATGCAAGACACTCTTATGGTTGTtgttaattaataataaaggtatataaaaatacacttttttaatGTGTCATTTCTTCAATTTCAAGTTCACAATGATTAAATTCTCAGTTATCATGGGGCAAGATTAACATTTTCATActttctctttatttagggCTTAGGGGCGACGTGGTATCTGGTTAAACGCTACTAGACACTATTCCTACAAATGTTGGCAACTGGCAGGCAACACCAGCATGTTTGCACGTCTGTGTTTTGTCAGAGTGTGTATTATTGTCAGACTGATGGAGGGTGAGGGTGgaggtcagggttcagggtCATTACCTGCAGCCAGAGAGAGCAGCTTctgcttcctccttttctctcagctcacttcctgtctctgacCTGCACTGGAAGACGACTAGAGGAGTCATTTCAAAGACGCGCAGAGGGTAcgctttgctgtgtgtgtcgacacacacacacacgtacacaaaagACCCAGAGTGGAAGGAGATGAGAAGTAAATTCCAAGGCTCGCTGTCCTGTGGAACATAGTGGGCTGTGccaatgcacatgcacacacacacacacgcacacacacttccacgtACCACTGGGAACATTTCCAAGTACAGAGAAAAGCCAGTTGTGATGGCTGGTGAACTACTGTAGAATGTGGCTTGGTAGACTGGTTACATGTTGGGATTTGACTTCTTGTTCCCCTTACAAGCTCCAGGCAGGTTGAGTCTTTAACCCCTGCCATGTGGTTGATTTCTACTGGGACCAATAGAAATGtacagtctgacagctttctcATACTCCAAAACAGAGATGTGACCCAAGGGTGTTTTCATACGATGTGGAAAGGTCTCATTCcaacgcacaaacacacacagacccggTTTGAAAGAGGTCAGTCGCTAATATCTACAGACACCcgactgtgttgtttttcagtctgtgaAAATGCACTTGGtgcgtgttttgtttttgcttgttgtAATTTCTGCATCAATCTTGTGCTCACtgaatgtgttttctgcatgttCTCAAAAGGTTTTCCcacaagtttctttttttatcatataGACGGCCAGCTCAACAGTGCATCATGACCGTTTATTGCAAAAAGCAGTTGCAAATTGTAGATGTCTCTGGGCCGTCGGTGACAGTAGAGGTTGTAGAAATCCCCCGCACGCCCTGTCAGGAGGTGTGGTCCGGACCTGAAGTTTGCACAGGAAACGTCTGACCGGCCCGCTTCTGACCTGGACAGAGGGacaaagggaggagggaagaagggatgcaaagaggaaaagaggatcGAGGGGAAACatggaagaggagagagtgagggacAGACAGATAAGAAAAGAGGCAAGGTGGGGGGAGAACGAGGCATAAGGAGAGGGATAAAGGAGCGGCgtagggagagaaagaagaaggacaTGATGTAAGAGAGGGATGGAATGGAAGAAACAGGTAAAGGTAGGGAAAGAATTAAAGGAAACAAGAGACAGGgcaagggggggaaaaagatCATGAGAGGGCAAGGTGGGAAGTGACTAGAAAGGAGACAGGCAGACGCTGGGGGGGCGTGGAGGCCGGCCCGGTGGCTTGTGGTAAGGCCTCGGGGCTCGTGGCAGGCCCGTCTCCATGCGCCTCACAGGAAGCAGGGGGTCATCGTTGCTTGACACGGCACCGCCACAGGAAACGGGCTCTGGCACAGGAAAGAAATACAATACAGGACTTTCACAAAGCAACAGCCCGCCTGGGAGTCCGCCGCGCTAAAATACTCAAACAACCCAGCTCGTTCATAACCCGCGACTGTCAATATTCCCATTGTtcagtttgaaataataaaattaatatttgaaTGGCGATGGTGATGAGTCCCAGTAATCATGGCTCGGGGttgcttcttgtttttgtgatcAGGCCATCTTTGTTTGAAGATGGAGATGGAACGGGCAATTTTTTATCAGTGAGGTTTTCTGTgaactttattgtttttgtaaagtttAGATTTTAGTTGCGGTCTATTCCGCAGCACCACCAAGCAAACTTAGGAGAGACGCATTTATTTAAAATCTCTGTAATATCAATTTGCTCGACTCAGATGTGGGCGCTGAGCTCCTCCAAATGCTTTTCCTAGAAGATAAACCATGAATTGTCAGCCTCTGGAATACATCAACAATGCACTACTCTTGTATCGGCCACACTAGAATGCACTTTCATGCGACGTCTGCTGTATCAAAGCCATTAAGAGCCCCCAGCATGCGGGTGCACTTGATTTGACAACCCCCTGAAATGTAGGTGTGCTTGATTTGTTTACGTTGGTGCGCCTTGCTCTCGACCTCGCCCTGTGATCTGTAGACCCTACATGTTGTTGAGCTCTCCTTTCATGTCTCCTCTCATCCCCTCATGCTGCACAGGGGTGCTTTGAACTGCCATGCAGGTTGTAGTAGctattgaacacacacacacttgccaagtaccaccaccaccacctcgtCTACAACCAACACTGGCAGAGTTTAATATGTCGGAAAATGCTTGAGTTATAAAAGGGCCAAGTTCACAAATACATTGGTACGCACAAATACATCAGTCTTTCTTAGCAAAGTAAGATTAAGGTGAGTTCATCGGGTCACTTCTCCAACTTTGCAAACTTGATAATATGGAAATCAATCTCTCGATCAATCAAAATCAGATCAAATCCTGCTGCTACAAatagaggaaggaggagaggggactGTATGTTCTGATGGACCCTTGTACAGCTTTGGTGCATAATTATAGACAAGGCAAGTCGAATTTCTCTGCGTAGCACGTTTCATACACaggcaattcaaagtgttttacatgaggcagaaaaagacattttgaataAGAAAATCAAGTTAAACGAGAATAagagcaacaaaacaaaggctACCTCGGGTGCTACAATCCAGTACCTGTGAAGAATTTCAAAGCTTAGCCGAAGGCAGCAGGAAACAATGATAATggcaaaaatgataataatgatgataataataatctttcaaaacaacataaataaatgaaatgaaagcaaaaaataaagtatataaTGTATAAAGTCCTTATACATTATACTAAGTCATAATAAAAAGCTCAGGGACCttgtcattaacattaaatcagtctttatttttttattttattttattttattatctatGTTTATTAGAAGTGACAATCCATTTTTTCTCTTCACCTTCATTTCATTCTTTTCATCACTAATCAGTCCATATTGTTCTTCCTTTTTAAGAAACTCATGAATTTGTGAACCACTTCtatttcacaaaatgtcaaataaaaaaatgatcacACCAAAAATCACATTACAACAGAATAAACGGATTAAATggaattaaaataacaataaaaataaataggtcCTTATAGCAAAATAAATCTAGTAATATAAGAAGACgatacacaaacaataaaacacaacattagaCCTGGGCATGagataaacagacaaaagaaGATGGAACAGAGTAAAACAGGCTGCAGAAATAGTTATTTAACTTTTCATACAAATTCATACCAATTCACAAATGGGAGTTGCCATTACAGCCACAGTTTCCTATTTGTAGCCACAGGGCAGCTccactgcagcaactggaacCAGCAGCCTTGCATAATGGCACCTCAACACAGCACTCTTAaaaattatacacacacacacacacacacacacacatgctcacacacacccactcacaaaACTTGAACATGGATGGTGACAGAGCGATGACCACAACTTGTGTTTTGCATTCCAGCCAGACACGCTTCACAGCAGCTCTttcatgctgctgtttgtctaACGCCTGTGAACGCCGTGCCTAAGATAACATTTAGCACATTTTAAGGTTTCACTCAAGGTGTGAGCTCGTCAAAGACAAGACAGAGCAGGAGGGCTCTCGCTTCATAGCCCTCTTATTGTGCAGCACATGTacccacacacaggcagacacggACACGCACAGAGTAGGCGTTTGGGATGGGACGGGATTTTCTTATGTGTCCCTCAGTGGGTAAAATGTGTTGAGGGCTCCACCGACTCTTGAGTATGCTTAGTGCAGATGTTTTAAAAAGAAACCCCCAGCCATTTCTTTTTACGATATGTTTATTCTGTGGTATCTGGGCAAACGCACTAATGTGAAGTATGTGATGAAATGAGACGTCTAAATGATCCctgttcctcctcaggctgTTGTCACAGAGCTTAACACTCAACAAGTTGTGGTCTGGGAGAAATACAGtacactgtttgtttgtctgcaggtgtgtgtgtgtgcgtgtgcatgtgtgtgtgttttgtgtgagtgtgtgacggCTACAAGAGAGCCTGCatatgttgtgtgcatgtgtttgtgcatatgtatgtgtacgTGCAAGTAAAGTACATGtacgtgcgtgcatgtgttcatgtgcgtgtgtgtgtgtgtgtgtgtgtgtgtgcgtgtgtgtgtgtgtgtattcctatGTGTTGCAGCTCCTTCTGGACCAGCATGTGTTTATCTTGGCCTAATCCCAGACTTTCATCACTTCTCTGCTGatagctccatccctccatccctccatcgtTCTGTCCCTCCGGCTATTTACAAGTCTACCgcagcctgcctctctctctgtgccagcATTCagtcctttttcctctcctcctcctctcctcctcctttcctctcctttcctctactcttgtcttctttcctctcctcgtttcctctcctctcttctcttctcttctcttctcttctcttctcttctcttctcttccataCTGTCATCGTTTGCTTGCACTCCACGACGGGAACGTCATCCAAAACTTTAGTCTCATTCAGCCAAGCAGACTGGACCAGGCCAAGCCAGAGTGTACACACATCTGCCTTTTGctcattcttttatttgtttgcatgtttgcttgcttgtgcatgtgtttgtgcattttgtttacTGGACTCTCCGTGGAGTCAGAAGTTTAATCAGACGCAGTCAAAATGAAGTATTAGGAAAGTGCACAGGCACTTTTGTTCCTGTGTGATATGCAGTGCATTTCCCGTTGTTAAATGATTTACTGCAGTACAAGTGCCATTACTACCAGTACCAGTACCATtactagtagcagtactagtacAAATACCAATGTCAATACCAGTACAAATACCAGTTGGTAATGGGTGTCTTTAGCTTCTAATAATGATGTTACAGCTTGAAAGGCTAattaggttttgtttttattttgttcttccATTTTAAGAGCCTAATAACTTTGTGAACCACTTccattttattgtaaaatatcaaaaaaaaaaaaaaaaaaaaaaaaaatcacacaaaaatcaTGTAACAACTgcaaactaaataaaacaatatataaaaataaaaataaaattataaaactaaaaataaaaatgaataaaaataaaatgaaataaaatacaatacaataaagtCTTAATTCATTATACTATGTCATAATAAAATGCTTGTCATTAACTTTTTTGTGATTGCTTGTCAGAAGTGAAATTCTTTTCTCTCATGTTCATACaaattcttattattatatgaATTTCTCAGCATAACAAGGGTCCAATATGACTATATCAGTGGATAAAATGTATCATCTCTGACTTGCTGATGTCATACATGATAAAGTGACTCGTGCTGATTCTCATCATTATTCAGTTTAACATTTTTCCCTAATATAATGTCCTGTCTCTCCTGCATGACACAAATCTGACGTAACCAAAACCATTTCACAATCACTTTGCATTGCCTGGCTCCACTGATTGTTTTCTGACAATATTACATCATCAAAGGGCTTTAACTGAACCATGAGCGTATACATGAAGACACACAGTCCAGCTGACATGcattctcacacaaacacacacacacacacacacagagctgcagccagcagagttACAGTACTCATGTTAGTAGCCAGAGTTGACTTTTTCCCATACGCCGGGAAGCCAATGTCGCTCTAATGCTGTTGTGGTTTCTGCAAGGTATACTGGAGCATTCCTCGGCCGTGCGCTCATCTAAACACAGCTAGTTAAAAGGGACGCACAGAGGCTCGGGCTACACAGCGTGGCGGGCCGACTCTGGGTGGCTGCTATCTGACAGAGGGCTCAGAGAGTCTTGGGTTTCCTACGCATGTCAAGGTAGGTTAGCTGTTCCCTGTGTCGGGCCGCTCCGAGGCCCTGGTGGGCTATCATTCACACCGGGCCCTCCCGTCTCTCCCGGAGCCTCgcccccaccctccacctcGCCTACACTGACGCACAGGCTGTCTTCATGTCATCCCTGGTTTACATGTCAGactttgctcttttttccttgtctgtgtcTTTCAGCCCCTACAtacccctctctttttctttcttttttccgcCCATACTATCatggtgtgtcagagtgtggtCTGCACTGCCACCtttaattattctttttttttcccccctatttTTTCCTCAGCCCTACTATGCATTAAAACAAACTTTTGCTGTTGCACAGAGAAAAATCAAGGTTGCAATGGCTTTAAAATGTATCtggtaaacaaacagcaggCGTTTTTCTCAATTTAAATGACAATATCTGcacgtttttttctggttaGGTGTGTTAAAGTTGAGCAAAGCCCAGGCATTTAAACAGCTCAGgtgaaaaaaagggaaatgccACCTTGCCACTGGTTTTCCCCTTTCAGTCCTCTTTGCGGTGTTGTCGTGTTTGGGTCTCTgtgaggtagagagagagagacaatccAGTCCTGCCATGCCACCTTCCACGCCTCAACATATAAATAATCACCCCACTTCCACGTTTACCTAGCCTGTTAGCGTTGTGCGTTACACAGGGCGAATCACAACACTGTTGCTTAATTGTGAATGCAGGCAGTTTGTGAgtcaaaactaaaataactttttgcaaaagaaaaataaactgacAGGGATTTTTCCTGAGAGGAAACCTTTAGTTTACTATATGACATGTTTCTTAATAGTGCTAAAGTGTTCAGTGTTCTTTAAATAAACAATGTGGAGTTTTGCATAGCGGGGCATGAAAGAATGCAGGAGTCTCGCTGCCCCTCTCACACATGTCAGCAATTTGGCTGCCTTGTGTATTTTGGATGttgaaaaaaaggaacatttcaAAGTAAACGAAAGAAGGAAAGTCTTATCCGCCTGGCAGCTGCGCTCCGGACCAAATTGCTTTCAGCTGATGCGCTGCAGCTCAAACTTGCTTGGGTAATGTCAAGTGATGCATTGCAATActgagaaaacaacacagacaaaaaataaataagaaggaaaagaaatgctggaaagttccAGTGCTTATTCAGGCAAACCCCACAACCCCCCCAACACGCACGCAGGCTcgtgcacatttttttttaatattattattttttttattcacccTTCATGTAACCCCATAGCCtgaatgcaatttaaaaaaaaaaattgttaaagaGATCTGATCAGGTAGGTATCCTGACATGAGTATTAGATTTACACTTTAAATTGGAAATAGGACTGAGGTGATTTTTCCACATCAACATTTAGGCAAAGAATCAAAAAAAGGGTGAAAgacatatacaaaaaaaaaataaataaataaatgaaaacctaAGGAGAAGGTAGAAGGTTGTACTTTTCAAGATAAGAGAAAATTTGAGCAGGTAAAGAGAAGTTGCAGACAACATActgcatttagaaaaaaatacatttccaggAAAACGTATGATAAACAAGACAAGTAGACAGCCTTGTGATactcagtaacacacacacacacacacacacacacacacacacacacacacacacgcacacgtagtTGTTACATGCCTATTTCACATTGTTAAAAGCAGCACTAGCTTCCCCAACAAGCTGCTGAGAGACACGCATCAAACACCAGGGCAAACAAACTTTCAGGCAAACAAATGAAGTTGGAAATCAAGTATCTCACatgatttgttttcctttcacaAAAATACACCCAAAGAATTTCATCTACCAGCAAAACCCACAAAtcacaaatggaaaaaacaacaacaaaaaacaaaaaacaaatagatatatatatttttttccacacaaacacacacatacatgcacatacacacacatttgtgctcAGATTGAACAATAATTAGAATCATGGGCTGTTTCGGCAAAGTCATGAAGATGAATGTGATTTCTTATCATCGGGCAATTTCAGCACAATATTCAATGTGCGTTGGATTTGCAGCACAACCTGAAATAGgactttcaaacacacacacagtctgattTTTACACTTTACCTGGGAGCGCGACTCTCCATTCAGAAGATTGATATCAGACCCATTTGTAAATTGCATTGTAATTTTTCACTTTAATATCACATTTAATAACCAGTAATGAATATGAACTGATATTTTCTCTTCATTATAATGGTTTCTCTGTTTCATATTTCCTTGTATGACCCTCTCCAGTAGTCCAGAGGTCCAACCTACTATTACCTAAGTAGTTAAGTGTACCTTTCAGGAGCTGTGGGGAGTAATCATTTATAATAACTTTAATATGCTCTGAGTGCCAGTATGGATTTTAAAAGGAAAGCCTGGAAACCAGAAATCAGAGCCTAATTTATTTATGATGTATGGTCTCTAATAAAAAGGAAATGTTGGTGGGGGTTATATGACAGTAGCACATATTACACAGTGTTTGAAGAGgagataaagaagaaaaagaaatcaccgGTTACTGAATAGGATTGTAGTCAAACAGGCTTTGGACAAGAGGGAGGTTTAGCCAACTAACGTGAGCggtcaaaaatatgttttcagtcCATTGATAATTCCCATGAAGCCCATATAAGCTTGGTTTATTGGTTGCTATGCCAACTATTGCAGTAGCTACAAAGCTGGGCAGTGATACATTAGAAGTAGTAGTTTTACTCCTATGTATAAACACAATCTTTTTCTGGTGTATATGCATCCGGCTGCACTTCTGTCTATCTACATATAActatagatatacacacaccccacacacaaacttacacaTATGCAACATAAAATATACAGCACAAGTATACTTACACGTACATATACTTACACAAACTATAATCTAAAAACAGATGCATCTTTTTTACCACATAATTTTTCACAACTTACATTGATGACCGTGTATTTTAAAACAGCATATGttgttattaacatgttttatgttGATACAAGATATGTTAAtacaatgtgtgtttaaaatgacaCTTCCTGTTGACAATGCATCTTTCACAGATATTTTGCAATGCAGAAATACTTTTTCTTGTGCTATGTTTTTGGCTAGGTATGCCACTTACCTCAAAAAgagcaatttttcattttactagGTCTttaaggaaaaggaaaaaaaaaaaaaaaaaaaacccacagttTATGGGTCACATAT comes from Myripristis murdjan chromosome 12, fMyrMur1.1, whole genome shotgun sequence and encodes:
- the ndufa8 gene encoding NADH dehydrogenase [ubiquinone] 1 alpha subcomplex subunit 8, yielding MATTVEIPTYQELSVDEINVSSAVLKAAAHHFGSQCDKPNKEFMLCRWEEKDPRKCLEEGRKVNACALNFFRQIKGNCAESFTEYWTCLDYSNLAELRHCRKQQKVFDDCVLDKLGWERPELGDLSKVTKVSTSRPLPENPYHSRPRPEPNPAIDGKLEPSKYGSRLFFWNW